The following proteins are co-located in the Nerophis ophidion isolate RoL-2023_Sa linkage group LG04, RoL_Noph_v1.0, whole genome shotgun sequence genome:
- the LOC133550649 gene encoding cannabinoid receptor type 1B-like, translated as MKLALHGLAGATTSTLTTGVPYLGSNAAVYDDGSRLAEDGFLSEKTASINAAAAAAKEVVFSALAPVLPTNVTSLLLANESVGPAQCGENFADNMECFMILTPGQQLAVAILALTLGTFTVLENLMVLCVILHSQTLRSRPSYHFIGSLAVADLIGSVIFVYSFLDFHVLHRKDSPGVFLFKLAGVIASFTASVGSLFLTAIDRYISIHRPMAYKRIVTKTKAVAAFSLMWSISVVISLLPLLGWNCKRLNSVCSDIFPLIDERYLMFWIGVTSVPLLFIVYAYMFILWKSHHHAVRMMSRSSQRSVIVYTAEGTKVQMVRPDQARMDLRLAKTLVLILVALIICWGPLLAIMVYDLFGKVDDFIKTVFAFCSMLCLLNSTVNPVIYAMRSKDLRRAFGNICGLCRGSAQPLDNSGESEGNSRSIRSKDCGASVRVKVAQVAISGLTESSSTADPV; from the coding sequence ATGAAGTTGGCCTTGCACGGGCTGGCAGGCGCCACTACGAGCACCCTGACGACGGGCGTGCCGTACCTCGGCTCCAATGCCGCGGTCTACGATGATGGTTCGAGGCTGGCGGAGGACGGATTCCTCTCTGAGAAAACGGCTTCCATTAACGCCGCCGCAGCAGCTGCCAAGGAGGTCGTTTTCAGCGCACTTGCCCCCGTTCTGCCCACAAACGTCACCAGCCTTCTGCTCGCTAATGAGAGCGTTGGCCCAGCGCAGTGTGGGGAGAACTTTGCGGacaacatggagtgttttatgaTCCTGACTCCGGGTCAGCAGCTTGCGGTCGCCATCTTGGCTCTCACGTTGGGGACGTTCACGGTACTGGAGAATCTGATGGTGCTGTGCGTCATCCTGCACTCGCAGACCCTGCGCTCCCGGCCCTCCTATCATTTCATCGGCAGCCTGGCCGTGGCCGACCTCATTGGCAGTGTCATTTTTGTCTACAGCTTCCTGGACTTCCACGTCCTACACAGGAAGGACAGCCCGGGGGTTTTCCTCTTCAAGCTGGCAGGCGTCATCGCTTCGTTCACCGCCTCCGTGGGCAGCCTCTTCCTCACCGCCATCGACCGCTACATTTCCATCCACAGGCCCATGGCGTACAAGCGCATCGTGACCAAAACAAAGGCGGTGGCGGCCTTCAGCCTCATGTGGAGCATCTCTGTTGTCATCTCGCTGCTGCCTCTGCTGGGCTGGAACTGTAAGCGCCTCAACTCGGTGTGCTCGGACATTTTCCCCCTCATCGACGAGAGGTACTTGATGTTCTGGATCGGGGTGACGAGCGTGCCGCTGCTCTTTATCGTCTATGCCTACATGTTCATCCTGTGGAAGTCGCACCATCACGCCGTGCGCATGATGAGCCGGAGCTCCCAGAGAAGCGTCATCGTCTACACGGCGGAGGGTACCAAGGTCCAAATGGTGAGACCGGACCAAGCCCGCATGGATCTGCGCCTGGCCAAGACTTTAGTGCTCATCCTGGTGGCCCTCATTATCTGCTGGGGCCCGCTGCTGGCCATCATGGTGTACGACCTCTTCGGGAAGGTGGACGACTTCATTAAGACGGTGTTTGCCTTCTGCAGCATGCTCTGCCTGCTTAACTCCACAGTCAACCCGGTCATCTACGCCATGAGGAGCAAAGACCTACGCAGGGCCTTCGGCAACATCTGTGGCTTGTGTCGGGGCAGCGCTCAGCCTCTGGACAACAGCGGGGAGAGCGAGGGGAACAGCAGAAGCATCAGAAGCAAAGATTGCGGCGCTAGCGTGCGAGTCAAAGTGGCGCAAGTGGCAATTTCTGGATTGACCGAGTCTTCGTCTACTGCGGATCCAGTGTGA